A single genomic interval of Spirosoma linguale DSM 74 harbors:
- a CDS encoding tRNA/rRNA methyltransferase (SpoU) (PFAM: tRNA/rRNA methyltransferase (SpoU)~KEGG: pin:Ping_3229 tRNA/rRNA methyltransferase (SpoU)), with product MLSKNQLKYIQSLHQKKYRQQHGAFLVEGAKSVQEVLQSDFQTELVVATEGFYKENAHLTDHQRTPVEIASVAELERAGTLESNNAALAVVRTKENRPLLAGPNEIALILDDIRDPGNLGTILRIADWYGVRKILCSETTADVYNPKVISASKGSFTRVNWWYGDITRVLAQATSAVYGAFLDGEDVHSLGFDASGYLVMGNESNGIRPEVGTFVTQRVTIPRYGDAESLNVGIATAVLLDNWRRTIN from the coding sequence ATGCTTTCTAAAAATCAACTTAAGTATATTCAGTCGCTGCACCAGAAAAAATACCGGCAGCAGCATGGCGCATTTTTGGTTGAAGGAGCCAAAAGTGTTCAGGAAGTACTACAATCCGATTTCCAGACGGAACTGGTTGTAGCGACCGAAGGATTCTACAAAGAAAACGCACACCTGACAGACCACCAACGAACGCCTGTCGAAATTGCGTCAGTGGCCGAACTGGAGCGAGCCGGAACCCTCGAAAGTAACAATGCCGCGCTTGCTGTGGTCAGAACGAAAGAAAACCGTCCGCTATTGGCTGGCCCCAACGAGATTGCCCTGATTTTAGATGATATTCGTGACCCCGGCAACCTCGGAACCATTCTCCGCATTGCCGACTGGTACGGCGTGCGCAAGATCTTGTGTTCCGAAACCACGGCCGATGTCTATAACCCTAAAGTTATTTCGGCCAGTAAAGGCTCCTTTACCCGAGTCAACTGGTGGTATGGCGACATTACTCGGGTGCTGGCGCAGGCTACCAGTGCCGTATATGGGGCGTTTCTGGACGGTGAAGATGTTCACTCGCTTGGGTTTGATGCTTCGGGTTATCTGGTGATGGGCAATGAATCGAACGGTATCCGGCCGGAAGTGGGTACGTTTGTTACCCAGCGGGTAACAATCCCGCGCTATGGCGATGCCGAATCGCTCAATGTAGGTATTGCTACGGCCGTGTTGCTGGATAACTGGCGTAGAACGATAAACTAA
- a CDS encoding Cytochrome-c peroxidase (PFAM: Di-haem cytochrome c peroxidase~KEGG: sse:Ssed_1107 cytochrome-c peroxidase): MFRLLRLFIVAVILVAFLPKQSALNNDGAAVYHQFLADNTQFHQQVEQLTAYVATNAPDDSLKAAFRRSRLAYKRMEWLLEYYQPFLASHINGPPVVEVEGNEPGQTPILPSGLQVVETYLFPDYSPTRKAELSRELTVLLTYSTRLEQGIPEGKLSDADILTAIQQQLFRITTLGITGYDAPEARTGLTEAAASLAALQSAFRPYASQLPKAMSAQLGDRWEEAILVLGKAKDFDAFDRITFIRQQLYPLCRALTQARQTLHIPAGARNRFLSPTVATLSDTGAFRPDHLINFGEFISTPQKVALGRLLFFDPLLSGNNARSCASCHQPERAFTDGRARSRSFKGRKQVLRNAPTLINAGLQNAQFYDSRALYLEDQAHDVLSNAHEMRTSPDEVVSKLATSAAYRKMFAEAFPNGLTAPAVRNSLAAYIRSLTRLNARPDRYLRGDSVALSEEEKRGFNLFLGKARCATCHFFPIFNGFAPPHYEKTESEIIGVPRSPKTRNARLDTDVGKFGTYQKNIHRFAFKTPTVRNVALTAPYMHNGVYKTLEQVVDFYNRGGGRGIGISLDGQTLPEAPLNLTAVEQKAVVAFLNALTDTTGLTQRPNQLPLIDQPTNLNRRKPGGRY, translated from the coding sequence ATGTTTAGACTACTTCGTTTGTTTATTGTTGCGGTGATTCTGGTGGCTTTTTTGCCTAAACAGAGCGCGCTCAATAACGACGGAGCAGCCGTTTATCATCAGTTTTTGGCTGATAATACCCAGTTTCATCAGCAGGTAGAACAATTGACCGCCTACGTGGCAACTAATGCCCCAGACGATTCGCTGAAGGCCGCTTTCAGGCGCAGTCGGTTAGCGTACAAGCGAATGGAGTGGCTGCTGGAGTATTACCAGCCGTTTCTGGCGAGTCACATCAACGGTCCGCCGGTAGTAGAGGTAGAGGGAAATGAGCCGGGGCAGACACCCATTCTGCCATCGGGGCTGCAAGTTGTCGAAACGTATCTGTTTCCGGATTACAGCCCCACCCGAAAAGCCGAACTCTCCCGCGAACTGACCGTTTTACTGACTTATTCAACCCGTCTCGAACAAGGTATTCCGGAGGGCAAGCTAAGCGATGCCGATATACTGACCGCCATTCAACAGCAACTGTTCCGAATTACTACCCTTGGCATTACTGGCTACGATGCTCCGGAAGCGCGAACGGGTTTAACGGAGGCCGCTGCAAGCCTGGCGGCATTGCAGAGTGCTTTTCGACCTTACGCCAGTCAACTGCCCAAAGCGATGTCGGCTCAGTTGGGTGATCGGTGGGAGGAGGCTATTCTGGTGTTGGGAAAGGCAAAAGACTTCGATGCTTTCGATAGAATCACCTTTATTCGGCAACAATTGTATCCGCTCTGCCGGGCTTTAACGCAAGCGCGTCAGACCCTGCACATTCCTGCCGGGGCGCGTAATCGTTTTTTGTCACCAACGGTAGCGACGCTTTCCGATACCGGGGCATTTCGGCCGGATCACCTGATAAATTTTGGTGAATTTATCAGCACTCCCCAAAAAGTCGCGCTGGGCCGACTTTTGTTTTTCGACCCACTGTTATCCGGGAATAACGCCCGCAGTTGCGCATCATGTCACCAGCCTGAGCGGGCTTTTACGGACGGGCGAGCCCGAAGTCGTTCGTTCAAGGGTCGAAAGCAGGTGCTCCGGAATGCTCCGACACTAATCAATGCCGGTCTGCAAAATGCGCAGTTTTATGATTCCCGTGCACTTTACCTCGAAGATCAGGCACATGATGTGTTGAGTAACGCGCATGAGATGCGAACATCGCCAGATGAGGTCGTTTCGAAGTTAGCAACAAGTGCAGCATACCGAAAAATGTTTGCAGAGGCTTTCCCGAACGGACTAACTGCACCAGCCGTCCGGAATTCGCTGGCCGCTTACATCCGCAGCCTTACCCGGCTAAACGCCCGCCCGGACCGCTACCTGCGTGGCGATTCGGTGGCGTTATCGGAGGAGGAAAAGCGAGGATTCAATCTTTTCCTGGGGAAAGCGCGCTGCGCGACATGCCATTTCTTTCCCATTTTTAACGGCTTCGCGCCACCCCATTATGAGAAAACGGAAAGCGAGATTATTGGCGTTCCCCGTTCCCCTAAAACTCGTAATGCCCGGCTCGATACGGATGTCGGGAAGTTCGGAACATACCAGAAAAACATTCACCGCTTTGCCTTCAAAACGCCAACTGTCCGCAACGTGGCGCTCACGGCACCCTACATGCATAACGGGGTTTATAAAACACTGGAACAGGTTGTCGACTTTTACAACCGGGGTGGTGGTCGGGGTATAGGAATCTCGCTCGACGGGCAGACATTGCCCGAGGCACCGCTTAACCTGACTGCTGTCGAACAAAAAGCGGTTGTCGCTTTCCTAAACGCATTGACCGATACAACGGGCCTGACGCAACGCCCGAATCAGTTACCACTGATTGACCAGCCGACAAACCTGAACCGGCGGAAGCCCGGGGGACGGTATTAA
- a CDS encoding conserved hypothetical protein (TIGRFAM: conserved hypothetical protein~PFAM: protein of unknown function DUF165~KEGG: xcb:XC_2892 hypothetical protein), producing MAASFTNKRTNLYIFLSAVFLTNALIAEIIGVKIFSAETLLGAKPAQIHLFGDFILDFNLTAGAVIWPFVFITSDIINEYYGKAGVRRISFLTAGFVAYSFLIIYAVTSLPPAQFWLDVNAKDSAGNAININNAFQMIFRQGLGIIIGSLTAFLIGQILDVYVFHSLRKITGSRQIWLRATGSTLVSQLVDSFVVLGIAFYVFGNWSLTQVLAVGIINYMYKATTAVILTPLLYVAHYFIDRYLGKEHAEELANESAMSSFM from the coding sequence ATGGCTGCGTCCTTTACCAATAAGCGTACAAACTTGTATATCTTTTTGAGTGCGGTATTTCTAACAAATGCCCTGATTGCCGAAATCATCGGTGTCAAAATCTTTTCGGCCGAGACCTTACTCGGTGCCAAACCTGCCCAGATTCATCTCTTTGGCGATTTTATCCTGGACTTTAATCTTACCGCCGGGGCGGTCATCTGGCCGTTTGTGTTCATCACCTCCGATATTATCAATGAATACTATGGTAAAGCGGGGGTTCGACGGATTTCATTCCTGACGGCAGGCTTTGTTGCGTATAGCTTTCTGATTATCTACGCCGTTACATCGCTGCCACCGGCCCAATTCTGGCTGGATGTAAATGCGAAAGACAGCGCTGGCAATGCCATCAATATTAACAACGCGTTTCAGATGATTTTCCGTCAGGGGCTCGGTATCATTATCGGCTCACTCACCGCCTTTCTGATCGGGCAGATTCTGGATGTGTATGTGTTCCATTCGCTCCGTAAGATTACGGGCAGCCGGCAGATCTGGCTCCGCGCCACCGGTTCAACGCTCGTTTCGCAGTTGGTCGACTCGTTTGTGGTGCTCGGCATTGCTTTTTACGTGTTCGGAAACTGGTCACTCACACAGGTACTCGCGGTAGGCATTATCAACTACATGTATAAGGCAACAACGGCCGTTATCCTGACGCCTTTGCTGTATGTAGCCCATTACTTCATTGATCGCTATCTGGGAAAAGAACATGCGGAGGAGCTGGCCAACGAATCGGCTATGAGTTCGTTCATGTAA
- a CDS encoding hypothetical protein (KEGG: nis:NIS_1418 glycosyl transferase), with amino-acid sequence MLSFFKSYFPYQYVSLLGLLLLIRLPLLLHPFPLLIPELNWMLVGEQMSQGNLLYRDIWDSISPLSALVYWGINSVFGRSPLVLHAAATLVSVFQIVYFNYLTNNRDVYPDRSFWPGLIYMLFMHLSFDCLTLSPVLMSTSFLLLAFGTLIRQMERRGATDEVFEVGFYIGIAALFYLPSALFILWAILSLLFYTGATFRQYSLSLFGFLFPFAATVLFYYLSDSLDDFNRNLLSSVFRVRQYSLSDFKSLIASLFIPLGLGILGFLSLFNRSGRYVNFQQRVQQIMAIWSVFAFLTIGLMPFLAPMVFLSFVPPMAYFAFFYFENIRKGWLAEIAFLIAFSLMLLLFYQGSLGLIPGSDLGRLSSLQVQASPLPNNITNQRVLIIGEDLSAYRQNKLATPYLNWDLAKYDLKNLDNYESVINVFDHFRQDPPDYIIDREDVVEKLFQRAPALSLQYEKTATPGVYKRK; translated from the coding sequence TTGCTAAGTTTTTTCAAATCGTATTTCCCGTATCAGTACGTCAGTCTGCTGGGCTTACTGCTGCTCATTCGGCTGCCCTTATTATTACACCCCTTTCCGCTGCTGATTCCTGAGCTAAACTGGATGCTCGTTGGCGAACAAATGAGTCAGGGAAATTTACTGTATCGAGACATCTGGGATAGCATAAGTCCGCTTTCGGCACTTGTCTATTGGGGGATCAACAGCGTCTTTGGCCGGTCACCTCTGGTACTTCATGCAGCCGCCACACTGGTTTCCGTATTCCAGATCGTTTACTTCAACTACCTGACTAACAACCGGGATGTGTACCCGGACCGGTCGTTCTGGCCGGGTCTGATCTATATGTTATTCATGCATCTCTCCTTCGATTGCCTCACGCTTTCGCCGGTATTGATGTCAACGAGTTTTCTGCTACTTGCCTTTGGTACGCTGATCCGGCAAATGGAACGGCGGGGGGCTACCGACGAAGTGTTTGAAGTAGGGTTTTACATTGGCATTGCGGCCTTATTTTATCTGCCTTCGGCTTTGTTCATTTTGTGGGCCATTCTCTCACTGCTGTTCTATACAGGTGCTACTTTCCGGCAGTATTCCCTGTCCTTATTCGGCTTTCTGTTTCCTTTTGCGGCCACGGTACTGTTCTATTATCTGAGCGACAGTCTCGATGATTTCAATAGAAACCTGCTGTCATCGGTATTCCGAGTCCGACAATATTCTCTTTCCGATTTCAAGTCGCTGATCGCTTCCTTATTTATTCCACTTGGCTTGGGCATATTGGGTTTTCTGAGCCTTTTCAACCGGTCGGGGCGCTACGTGAACTTTCAACAACGGGTGCAGCAGATTATGGCGATCTGGTCTGTTTTTGCCTTTCTGACCATTGGTTTAATGCCTTTTCTGGCGCCAATGGTCTTTCTAAGCTTCGTACCGCCAATGGCTTACTTTGCTTTCTTTTACTTTGAAAACATCCGAAAAGGCTGGCTGGCCGAAATCGCGTTTCTGATTGCGTTTTCGCTGATGCTTCTGCTATTTTATCAGGGCTCACTAGGGCTGATTCCCGGCTCCGACCTGGGTCGTTTGAGTAGTTTGCAGGTTCAAGCCTCCCCCTTGCCCAATAATATTACCAACCAGCGTGTGCTGATCATTGGTGAAGACCTGAGCGCTTATCGCCAAAACAAGTTAGCAACGCCCTATTTAAACTGGGATCTGGCGAAGTATGACCTTAAAAATCTGGATAATTACGAATCTGTTATTAATGTATTCGATCACTTTCGGCAAGACCCGCCCGACTACATTATAGACCGGGAAGATGTCGTGGAAAAATTGTTTCAGCGGGCACCTGCTTTGTCGCTCCAGTATGAGAAAACAGCTACGCCCGGTGTCTACAAGCGTAAATAA
- a CDS encoding ribosome-binding factor A (TIGRFAM: ribosome-binding factor A~PFAM: ribosome-binding factor A~KEGG: mpo:Mpop_2818 ribosome-binding factor A), translating into MESKRQQKVSRQLQKDLSEIFQRDVPHLFNGAFITVTSVRISPDLSVARVYLSFLATKNKQLLLETIQEKGKVLRQHLGDRVRHQLRIVPELHFFLDDTADYADKMDKLFSGLDIPPAPAEDEDDE; encoded by the coding sequence ATGGAATCGAAACGACAGCAGAAAGTATCCCGGCAGCTCCAGAAAGATTTGAGTGAAATCTTCCAGCGCGATGTGCCACATTTGTTTAACGGGGCCTTTATTACGGTCACCAGCGTGCGTATATCGCCCGATTTGAGCGTTGCGCGGGTATACCTTAGTTTTCTGGCTACCAAAAATAAGCAGTTGCTGCTGGAGACCATTCAGGAGAAAGGCAAAGTTCTTCGGCAACACTTGGGCGACCGGGTGCGCCATCAGTTGCGCATTGTTCCTGAATTACATTTCTTTCTGGACGATACGGCTGATTATGCCGATAAAATGGATAAACTTTTCTCTGGCCTCGATATTCCTCCCGCCCCGGCGGAAGATGAAGATGATGAGTAG
- a CDS encoding protein of unknown function DUF214 (PFAM: protein of unknown function DUF214~KEGG: hypothetical protein) — MNLPAWIARRYFFSRKKRSFISWLSILSMLGVGVGTMALVVVLSVFNGMEELNKQIFRTFEADMTIAPKQGKRFLATPALKKRLQKIPGVNLLTTVAQDNALARYGNAQTVVRLKGVDNNYLQRQQLDSALLEGKLLLQRQGVNYAIVADGVRSDLSVSPIDILTPLEILYPQSGQSFSVLNPDAFNREAFTVSGVFFIESKYDNFVLAPITSAQTLFGYQPDEVTSLEIQLRPGTNEVDVKQALQDAVGDKLIVQSRDDLNVDLYRAIRVEKLFTALTLGFIILVASINIFFSLSMLVIEKKADIRILYALGATRPMVRRIFLTEGAIIALTGAFAGLILGIGICLAQERYGFIRMGTESSIIDAYPVRLDTSDILLTGVLAIVMTILTSWFPAQRAANVR, encoded by the coding sequence ATGAATCTCCCCGCCTGGATTGCCCGTCGTTACTTCTTCTCCCGTAAAAAACGCAGTTTTATCAGCTGGCTGTCTATTTTATCAATGCTCGGTGTGGGTGTTGGTACGATGGCGCTAGTGGTGGTACTGTCTGTGTTCAATGGGATGGAGGAGTTGAACAAACAGATATTCAGGACGTTTGAGGCCGATATGACCATTGCGCCGAAACAGGGGAAGCGATTTTTAGCAACACCCGCCCTGAAAAAAAGACTGCAAAAGATACCGGGTGTAAATCTGCTGACGACCGTTGCTCAGGATAATGCGCTGGCCCGCTACGGCAATGCGCAGACCGTTGTTCGGCTGAAGGGCGTCGATAATAATTATCTTCAACGTCAGCAACTCGACTCAGCTTTACTGGAAGGGAAATTACTGCTTCAAAGGCAGGGCGTAAATTATGCTATTGTAGCCGATGGGGTTCGTAGTGACCTCAGCGTATCGCCAATTGATATTCTGACTCCCCTCGAAATCCTGTATCCACAAAGCGGACAGTCGTTTAGCGTGCTCAATCCCGATGCGTTTAACCGCGAAGCGTTCACAGTTTCGGGCGTGTTTTTCATTGAGTCGAAGTACGACAACTTTGTGCTGGCCCCCATTACCTCCGCACAAACCCTGTTTGGCTACCAGCCCGACGAAGTAACGAGTCTGGAAATCCAGCTCCGGCCCGGAACCAACGAAGTCGACGTAAAACAAGCGCTTCAGGATGCGGTTGGTGATAAGCTGATTGTACAAAGTCGGGATGATCTAAACGTTGATCTGTACAGGGCGATACGCGTCGAAAAGTTGTTTACCGCCCTGACGCTCGGATTCATCATTCTGGTCGCATCCATAAATATATTCTTCTCGCTTTCCATGCTGGTCATCGAGAAGAAGGCAGATATCCGGATTCTGTATGCGCTGGGTGCTACCCGGCCTATGGTACGTCGAATTTTTCTGACAGAAGGTGCCATTATTGCCCTGACCGGGGCCTTTGCCGGTCTGATACTGGGCATTGGTATCTGCCTGGCGCAGGAACGTTACGGCTTTATTCGTATGGGTACCGAAAGCTCAATCATCGACGCGTATCCTGTACGCCTTGACACCAGCGATATTCTGCTGACAGGCGTGTTGGCCATTGTAATGACCATTCTGACTTCCTGGTTCCCAGCTCAGCGAGCCGCTAACGTTCGTTGA
- a CDS encoding GHMP kinase domain protein (PFAM: GHMP kinase domain protein; GHMP kinase~KEGG: hypothetical protein) encodes MTLSVDTNSIKVSTPGRICLFGEHQDYLGLPVIAAAISRRIQVATHRVDQRGFRLNLPDINDTVNIPFDGQELPYPQIRDYFRSAVNVLLREGFTFQKGIEGEVHGNIPINSGTSSSSALLVSWLNVLTQLSDQATQLSAEQIAELAYMAEVLEFGEPGGMMDHYSTAVGNVIYLESQPKIRLEKLTPPLGAFVLGDSQEPKDTIGILSRVKVGMLDIIQRLKTINPSFALETSDLTEVSEFKDFLTKDEFILLKGNLSNRDILRDALSMLRASADSQTSFDHVRFGQLLNDHQANLRDAQRISTPKINRMIDAALSAGALGGKINGSGGGGCMFVYAPDKPEAVAEAIEREGGKAFVINVAEGTSVSAE; translated from the coding sequence TTGACTCTATCAGTTGATACAAATTCCATTAAGGTATCCACTCCCGGCCGTATCTGCCTTTTTGGCGAACATCAGGACTATTTAGGGCTGCCTGTTATTGCTGCGGCTATATCCCGCCGTATTCAAGTAGCCACCCATCGCGTAGATCAGCGCGGGTTTCGGCTGAATTTGCCGGATATCAATGACACCGTCAACATTCCGTTCGACGGTCAGGAACTTCCTTACCCACAAATTCGGGATTACTTCCGTTCGGCCGTCAATGTGCTGCTACGGGAGGGGTTCACTTTTCAGAAAGGAATTGAAGGCGAGGTACATGGCAATATTCCAATTAATTCGGGCACCTCAAGCTCGTCGGCCCTGCTGGTTTCCTGGCTTAATGTGTTGACTCAATTATCCGATCAAGCAACGCAATTGTCTGCCGAACAGATAGCGGAGCTGGCGTATATGGCTGAAGTACTGGAGTTTGGCGAGCCCGGTGGCATGATGGACCACTACTCCACGGCAGTTGGCAACGTCATTTATCTGGAGTCGCAGCCTAAAATCCGACTGGAAAAGCTTACTCCGCCCCTGGGTGCGTTTGTTCTGGGCGATTCGCAGGAGCCGAAAGATACGATTGGGATTCTGAGTCGGGTGAAGGTCGGCATGCTGGACATTATCCAGCGGTTAAAAACTATTAATCCGTCATTCGCTCTCGAAACCTCGGACCTGACGGAGGTATCAGAGTTCAAGGATTTCCTGACGAAAGACGAGTTTATTCTCCTGAAAGGCAACCTTTCGAACCGCGATATTCTGCGGGATGCACTGTCAATGTTGCGGGCCTCTGCCGATTCACAAACCAGCTTCGACCACGTTCGTTTTGGCCAGTTGTTAAACGACCACCAGGCCAATTTACGCGATGCGCAACGCATTTCGACGCCGAAAATAAACCGCATGATCGACGCGGCTCTTTCAGCGGGTGCCCTGGGCGGTAAAATTAATGGTTCGGGTGGTGGCGGTTGTATGTTTGTCTACGCGCCCGACAAGCCAGAAGCGGTTGCCGAAGCCATTGAGCGGGAGGGCGGAAAAGCATTTGTGATCAACGTTGCCGAAGGAACCAGCGTATCGGCTGAGTAA
- a CDS encoding hypothetical protein (KEGG: gur:Gura_1361 hypothetical protein), with translation MCGGHKEPGHTTFSTDLGDGLVVVRHVPALICDQCGEEWIDNKTAQQLEGIVLEARQKKHQLEVLSL, from the coding sequence ATGTGCGGAGGACATAAAGAACCTGGGCATACAACCTTTAGCACCGACCTTGGCGATGGCTTAGTGGTTGTTCGCCATGTCCCGGCTTTGATTTGTGACCAATGTGGGGAGGAATGGATTGACAACAAAACAGCCCAACAACTGGAAGGCATCGTATTAGAGGCACGTCAGAAAAAACATCAATTAGAAGTACTATCGCTTTGA
- a CDS encoding glucose/galactose transporter (TIGRFAM: glucose/galactose transporter~PFAM: major facilitator superfamily MFS_1~KEGG: sde:Sde_3038 multiple antibiotic resistance (MarC)-related proteins) translates to MTPTAPPKTQNYTGPLLIIGALFFVFGFVTWVNSVLIAFFKQAFDLSTVGSNLVAFAFFISYTLMAIPSSALLKRTGFKNGMSMGLLIMAVGTIIFVPAAKAVSYPLFLVGLFLIGIGLTVLQTASNPYATILGPRESAAQRISFMGVANKLAGICSQFIFGGLLLTGANAVSGAATLEKVVTPYMILTGVLIVLAILIRYSNLPEVSEEQDDAPAELTARTSVGQFPNLVLGVAAIFCYVGAEVIAGDTIINYGKAMGFTNDEAKYFTTYTLYGLLAGYILGIVAIPKYISQQMALRVGSILALILTTGAILTDGFTSILCVALLGFAISPMWPAIWPLALNRLGKFTKIGSALLIMGISGGALLPLLHGYLTDTISAKMAYALLLPLFGYILYYAVLGHKKTNW, encoded by the coding sequence ATGACACCTACTGCCCCGCCTAAAACCCAAAATTATACCGGCCCGTTGCTCATCATCGGTGCTCTTTTCTTCGTTTTTGGCTTCGTTACATGGGTCAACAGCGTGTTGATTGCTTTTTTTAAGCAGGCCTTCGATTTAAGTACGGTCGGTTCTAATCTGGTTGCCTTTGCCTTTTTCATTTCCTATACGCTGATGGCCATTCCCTCGTCAGCCCTGTTAAAGCGAACGGGTTTTAAAAATGGCATGTCGATGGGACTACTCATCATGGCCGTTGGCACTATCATTTTCGTACCAGCTGCCAAAGCGGTTTCATACCCCCTGTTTCTGGTGGGTTTGTTTCTGATCGGTATTGGCCTGACGGTACTGCAAACGGCCTCGAACCCATACGCTACAATTTTAGGACCGCGCGAAAGTGCTGCCCAGCGGATCAGTTTCATGGGCGTTGCCAACAAGCTGGCGGGTATATGTAGTCAGTTTATTTTCGGTGGCCTGCTGCTAACAGGGGCCAACGCCGTTTCGGGAGCGGCCACATTGGAAAAAGTAGTAACGCCGTATATGATTCTCACTGGCGTATTAATCGTACTGGCGATTTTGATTCGCTACTCAAACCTGCCCGAAGTATCGGAAGAACAGGACGACGCCCCGGCTGAATTAACGGCACGGACCAGCGTCGGCCAATTCCCGAATCTGGTGCTGGGCGTGGCAGCCATCTTTTGCTATGTGGGTGCCGAGGTTATTGCCGGTGATACCATTATCAACTATGGCAAGGCTATGGGCTTCACCAATGATGAAGCCAAATACTTTACGACCTATACCCTGTATGGTTTGCTGGCCGGTTACATACTTGGCATCGTAGCGATTCCCAAATACATTTCGCAGCAAATGGCCCTGCGTGTTGGCTCTATTCTGGCCCTGATCTTAACCACGGGGGCTATCCTGACCGATGGGTTCACATCTATCCTGTGTGTCGCTTTATTGGGTTTCGCTATTTCGCCGATGTGGCCCGCCATCTGGCCCCTGGCGCTGAACCGACTGGGTAAGTTTACCAAAATTGGTTCAGCATTGCTGATTATGGGCATTTCGGGTGGTGCATTATTACCCTTGCTGCATGGGTATTTGACCGATACGATTAGCGCTAAAATGGCCTATGCGCTGCTTCTACCCCTGTTTGGCTACATTCTTTATTACGCCGTATTGGGTCATAAGAAGACTAACTGGTAA